The DNA window gatcttatttgattttgcaTTTTGCTTCGTTTCTTGCTCTGAATTATATTATTACGAATTCAGTTTGAACTCATAATAGTTCAAATATAAGAAATAGATACATAAAATCAAAATCTAATaagaatgaaaaaatttataaatttcaatttattttttttaaacaaatctTGTGGAGAAATGAGCTGTTGATATAAGCTAGAGTATATAAAGAAAGAACGAATTTCGAAATCATCAAATGTTTTCTCCTATAATTTTCCTCTTTGGGTCTTTCCCGTTTATACTTCAACCAACTAATAGGTTAGATAAGGTTGTAGCATTTGGTAAGATTACTTACTCTAAGTACCCGTGATCTTGCCCATTCATTTCAATTCCATATCAACATCACCAGATCTTAAAAGAACATTGATTTGACAAGAATGATGTGCTCACATTGCACCATGCTACTAATTCTCAAATTCCAAGAGACTGAAGGGAACAATAGGCAACCCAAATTCCAAAAATGCGTTGATGGATTCTAACAGGCTAACAGCATCTGATTCATTAGATGAACATCATAAGAATTTTCTCGGAGATGCGCAAACAACGAAACAAATGGGGCAGAAAAATGGATTATACATTCTTGCTTCAAAACTTTGATAAGTACACAGTACCAGAATGAAAGAAAGATTCATATACTCCTATTTTCCCtcacttaaaattataaatttgctCATAGTCAATTTATCTAAAGCCGCTATTGATGTTTATTTTGCATTTGCAAATGAACAGAGAGCATATGCCCATATATGATAAAAGAAAGATTGAAAATATAAAGGGCAAAACAAAAGGATAAACAAAGAGAAGATACAAGTACTTTGCCACTTGCCACCTGTTTACCGCACAGGCTGCTGATTGTAGTGAGTCgctttatcttttttctttgcCGCGGCAAGCCTTGCACTCCTAGCAGCAGCCTCACTAGCAGCAGCCCTTGCACCAGCATCCATCTCCTTActtgattttttcttcttcacagAAGCAACTTTCTTAAGTCGCTCTTTCACGTCGGTTACAGGTGCATCCTCTGCCTTCCCCGTTCCAGCAATTTCAGTAGTTGTCTTTCCATCAGCCACAGAATCAGGCTGGTCTTGCGATTCTTTCtgctccttagaagatttgtccttcttcttcttcttctttgcattTTTGCTTTCACCGGTGGCATTCTCCTTCTTTTCTAACTCACCATTGCGATCCTCTACCTTCTCAACACCTGAATTTTCCAGGACAGGTAAAAGACTCCACATAAGAAATTTCTACATAATTAGTCATCTTAGCAGGGCATGCAAATGTATTGGTGAACGTTTGCATGTGCAAGTTCAAGTCTCAACTTAatatattagatatttaaatagcaTTCTCACAGCCAACATGGTTGAATCAATAACAAATGCTGACAAAATAAATACCTCCTTGAAAGAACTAAGATAATTataatatcttttttcttttttcctttcacAAGATCAAAAACATCATATTACCATGGGAGTCAGCCTGGCTTCCGGGTTCTTTTTGCAATCCTAGCTCTGCTAAAACAGCTTCAAGCTCCTCAAgctcttttttcttcaattccttCTTCGAAAGTTGCTTTTCAGTTTCCTTGGTAGACAATGAGGGTTCACGAGGCTTCTTAACAACAGGTTCAGGTTCTACTGGCACTTCTAAATCATTTTCATGTTCATCCTCAGCATCATCTTCAGCATCATCAAGGCCTTCTATCTCACTATCGCTTTCCTGCTATCAAATCATTCACATGTCTTGCAGTTAGTCAATGTGTCTAGGCAGTTAGACAATGTGAAGCTCAATGAGCAATAATACCATCTTCTATGTTATTAATTTGCTATTAAGGCCAAAACCAATTAACAATTTAAGTGCCCAGTTATGCAGCTTTCAGCTTTCATTACTCCACGATCAATGGGATGTGCAGGGCAAGTCCACGAAGAATAAAGGCTACGTTATATCATCTAGGTTAAACATTATAGTTATGGGTGAAAACGCAATCATTTTAACTATGCAAGATTGaacaagtgaaaacttgagctTGAAGAACCAAATTCCAAATCCAGAAATGAGAATAACAAATCGGCAAATTGACAAATAGTCATCAAATGCATATTAATCAGATTCCAAATCATTAAACGGAATAAATGACAACCCGACAAGAGCATAGATATTCGAATTAGCATACCGACAAGCAACGTCATCAAATCCAAACATACCAGATTACAGATCGTTACACCGTTaacacaaatcaaataaatgaCAATTCAACAAGTATCATAAATACCTTCCCAGAGCTAGATATCCAGAACAAGACCAGAATCCCAAATACTCATTATCGAACAGAATATCCAACATTATATCTTTAAGATATAAAAAGAAACACTCAGGTATCTTTCCAATCATGCATGGAATAATATTCAACACAACTCTTTCTTCTCAAAGAAACCATCATCAACCCATCCAATCCAACCTTCAAAACAGCATTGCCTAACACATCCAACTAACAGAACACAGACAACACAAACAAAACCCCAAACCTACTGAATAACATCCATTCCAGTTCAGTTCACCTCGTGGCAAATAAAATGTGAGAACATGAACAGCTCAACTAATCCAACTTTTCCAAGTCTGGTCGCTATCCATGCCACAGGACTAACGGAttcaaagataaaaaaacataataataaaaggaaaaaaaaagtacacACTCTCTGCATCAAGCcaatcatcatcaccatcccAGTTAAAAAATAAACGATTCAAGCCATTGCATATTAAGTTTCAGCAGTACTGATCGAACACACATAAATAGAAAAATCCAGTTAAAAAAATGCTCAAAGTTTTATGTTCACCTCAGCAGGGGGCTCGGAttcagcagcagcagcaacaggGGCGCCCCAAACGGATTGAGGTGGAGCGGTGGTGGCGTAGTAGTCGTCATCATCCTCGTCGTCAACGTCAGCCCATGACTTCGACGTGAGTGGCGCCGGGGCCCAGAAAACCTCCTTTTTCTCCTGCTGTTTTGCGGTGGAGGAAGCGGCGGTGGAAGAGGACGAGGAGGCTCTCCCCTTGGATGAACCCTGTTCCTTCTcaggcttcttcttcttcttcttgaggcTTCCGAGCGCTGCGAACACGTTGGAGCTGTTTATGACCGGCGCCTCCTCCCTCCTACTCCCTCCTCCCACCATTTCCAATCTCAAACTCCGCAGCGATGGCCCCGAAACGACCGCGTTTCGACAGCTCCAGTGAAGGGACAAGATCggaaataaatcaaataaataaaagaaagagagaaattctagggtttgtttttgtttgttccTTCTCAGCGAGAATGGTGATCTGAGAAGTGAGGAATGTAATGTGGATGGAGTTATAAAAGGGTGCGTTTAAGAAGGAGAAATGAGAAATGTGTGTGTTTATAGAGATTGAACGGAGAGGGGCGGGGGATCAGAAACGACGATGATGTGTGTGTCTCTCTCACTCTACATTACAACAGTGTCATCCTTTTGGGAATTTATAGGGcttatttgaaagagaaaaaaaataaaaaataaaaaaggaccTCCCCggattttaagtttttaacctccgactttttttattaaataaaatatttttatttaatttaaaatttatttaaatatatcttttaaaaaaataattttattataaaaagtaaattatttttttttaaatttgacaatattttatttttaaaaaaataaaaaaattaatattaatttttttaaaagtctaTTTAAATGTAAAACAATTTTTgtctcttaaaaaaatattttttttaaaaagaataaaaaaataaatatttttttaaaagtataacctaattaatttttcaaaaaaaaataccaattaacagtttaaaatttttaaaatagtaaaCGATAGACATGTTATATTGttctatttataaataatacaaaacAAATAGTATTCTACATGTGTTTCATTATCTACAATAGTATATCTCATTACTTCAGCATGGTACAGGAACGATATTATTTTGAATAgtaaaatatttgttattttctaaatttttatataaccTCTTCTTTATTTACCAAGAATCCTAATAAAGTaggtgaaattttattttaaaaattattatttctatgACAATTTCTTACAAATAGACATGTCGTTATGATTAATAGTACATATAAACaatatcattaaattttacatGATGAATTAATAAAATGTCATAATATATcaactatttattattatagataacctaattaatttttgtattctCTGAAGGCTAATAAGTCTTAGATTAAAATTCTCAAATTATCCCTTCTTATTATCATCTTTTCTGTTCCAATCCTTCGATCATTTCCATTATTTTCACCGCTGTCACTCTCCAAAAACGCTCAATTTTAATCCCCTAAATATTCTTCTTAtcattttcctcttcttcttcttttcttttatcgTTATCACCATCATATTTATTATCATCACCACCATCACTATCTTTATCTTCACCATCATTATCGATGCAGTAGAGATGTCATCACTCCAGTCGCAACAACAAATCCAACACAGCCAAGTGCCGATTCAAGAAACAATGTATGCAAAACGTGGTTCTGTGGTGTGAGAAAGCGGCTATGGAAAAGATTTGCAGTAGACATAAGAGGCCCATGGAACGTGTGTGGCCTAAAACCTTTGATTTCGTTGAAAAGGTATGCCAACAACAGTAGAAGGCGAAGGCAACATCGGCAGAAAGGAAGGCgagaaagagaaaggagagaCAGAATGCAAGTGCAAGGGAACACCATTCAATTTTATGCATCTAGTAGCATTGTAATTTGTCTTTCACATATTACAGAAAGTGGTCTACAAATCATTGAAGTTCTTAAAGTCATTGCTGGAGAAAATCCTTTTATTAGTACCTATTGATGATGCATGTGAAGCTTACATCTTCTTAATTACAAAGGCCTTCAATAAAGGGAAGATTGTGTGCAAGTTCCTATGTTTAGAGGAGTTGTTTCTCTGCAAGTAGAAGTGAACGCGAATTGAATATGATCAAAATATTAATCCGATTCGATCCGCACTAAAATCATTGAATTTGATATCtgcattttttttacgtttggATTCAATCCAATTTCGCAGATCGGATATCGAATATATTTgccatattaaaaaaaagtaaaaagcttattcttattaaaaaaatatcaataaatttcattttttcatttttttaacatatttactcataaaatattattaaacataattttcttaaataataaaaataaaataatacaatatataataattattatttgaaataaaatataaaaaaaatatttacttatttatttatttttgcgtATCCGTGAATATACAGATCGAATATGTAGATACCTATACGAAATTCATAATTCAGTACGGATTGGATcaatattcacaattttatATCGAATTCAGATAAATACTACAAATATACAGATTAAATCTGATCCATAAACACCCATATCTGCAAGATTATTGTGTTTAAGTTCTTATTATCGATGCCTTTTGTTGTTATTAATCTCGAAAAGTAGTTGTATTGAATCTGAAAGTTCTTTAAGAAATTGCATATGGGATTAGAGGACAAGNNNNNNNNNNNNNNNNNNNNNNNNNNNNNNNNNNNNNNNNNNNNNNNNNNNNNNNNNNNNNNNNNNNNNGGGATGGAAAAGAACATCAAAGGAATATTTTGATAATTCTAGAGAAAAATTTAAGGGAGTTAACTCTATATTtagtaattgattatttttatcagacgaaaattttttttcataggtataatattagttttttaatgattaattttgttAACATTCAAATCTTTCATgattagaaataattatttattctaatcttatcatattttttagaaCACAGAATAAATAaacttttattataatattatcaaattatGTGAGTCAACCAATTTTAAATTGGTCaagtgattaatttttttgtctatttAAGTAAGTATgaagtatttaaattttatcatgtgtatataataatttattagttaataacATACACTTAAATATAATTCTAATTTATAATGAATTAATCATTAACTTTTGAATTGAAGAATTTCATAGAAactaaaaaaagacaaaaaaaaaatcaattatgtGAGTCACAATACCAATCTCCTTAATATATAAATTGCAATAACTGATGGTAATTGACTTTGAAGATACATCCAAAGTTATTCAATTTGAATCAAGAATCCAAGAATCACTTTGTATGGAAATATATTTGATTACAAAAGTACTCTGccgaaaaaaaatattgactaCCATTAAGGCATTAATTATCACATATTAATGATGAAAGATAAAAAAGGGTAAGTTTTATAATTGCCAGTACCAAACTAATAATCGATTCGATCAGAATACATTATTAATGAATTATTAgtttaactattaaataattGGTTAAATCGATTAATTtgatcataattaaataattatatataatttttttataataaataatttttatattaaattaattattattttttattttaataattcagTAATTAATTTGTACCTATTACAGTATTtaagtatatataa is part of the Arachis duranensis cultivar V14167 chromosome 1, aradu.V14167.gnm2.J7QH, whole genome shotgun sequence genome and encodes:
- the LOC107469397 gene encoding uncharacterized protein LOC107469397 isoform X1, producing the protein MVGGGSRREEAPVINSSNVFAALGSLKKKKKKPEKEQGSSKGRASSSSSTAASSTAKQQEKKEVFWAPAPLTSKSWADVDDEDDDDYYATTAPPQSVWGAPVAAAAESEPPAEQESDSEIEGLDDAEDDAEDEHENDLEVPVEPEPVVKKPREPSLSTKETEKQLSKKELKKKELEELEAVLAELGLQKEPGSQADSHGVEKVEDRNGELEKKENATGESKNAKKKKKKDKSSKEQKESQDQPDSVADGKTTTEIAGTGKAEDAPVTDVKERLKKVASVKKKKSSKEMDAGARAAASEAAARSARLAAAKKKDKATHYNQQPVR
- the LOC107469397 gene encoding uncharacterized protein LOC107469397 isoform X2, with translation MVGGGSRREEAPVINSSNVFAALGSLKKKKKKPEKEQGSSKGRASSSSSTAASSTAKQQEKKEVFWAPAPLTSKSWADVDDEDDDDYYATTAPPQSVWGAPVAAAAESEPPAEESDSEIEGLDDAEDDAEDEHENDLEVPVEPEPVVKKPREPSLSTKETEKQLSKKELKKKELEELEAVLAELGLQKEPGSQADSHGVEKVEDRNGELEKKENATGESKNAKKKKKKDKSSKEQKESQDQPDSVADGKTTTEIAGTGKAEDAPVTDVKERLKKVASVKKKKSSKEMDAGARAAASEAAARSARLAAAKKKDKATHYNQQPVR